A section of the Labrus mixtus chromosome 15, fLabMix1.1, whole genome shotgun sequence genome encodes:
- the spryd4 gene encoding SPRY domain-containing protein 4: MALPTNAARLCRLAGRTVTSVLVKHRRTVSLPTTRCYISTSMGNNVQFRLDERTAHSSLDLFKKDTGVIYRMLGMDPSHVQGNPERFRDWAVVFGDEKISSGRHYWEVTVKKSQEFRLGVAEAVMSREDCVGTNSSSWVFGYAQRKWFAMTSNKIVPVTLVGKPGRVGLLLDFEEGLLGLVDIEKPRLIHSIRVQFKAPLCPAFGLWDGELLTHSGLEEPEGLK, encoded by the exons ATGGCGCTACCCACAAATGCAGCTCGTCTCTGTCGCCTGGCGGGACGGACTGTCACCTCCGTGCTAGTTAAACACAGGCGGACTGTCAGCCTGCCGACGACACGATGCTATATATCCACCTCGATGGGGAATA ATGTTCAGTTCAGGCTTGATGAGCGAACAGCCCATAGCAGTCTGGACCTCTTCAAAAAAGACACAGGTGTGATCTACCGCATGCTGGGCATGGACCCCAGCCACGTGCAGGGCAACCCTGAGCGTTTCCGGGACTGGGCCGTCGTGTTCGGCGATGAGAAGATCAGCAGCGGACGACATTACTGGGAAGTGACGGTCAAAAAGTCTCAGGAATTCCGTCTTGGTGTGGCCGAGGCCGTAATGTCCCGAGAAGACTGCGTGGGTACCAACAGCTCCTCCTGGGTGTTCGGCTATGCTCAGCGCAAGTGGTTTGCTATGACCAGCAATAAGATAGTTCCTGTGACGCTGGTGGGCAAGCCAGGCCGCGTTGGGCTCCTGCTGGACTTCGAAGAAGGCCTTCTGGGGCTTGTGGACATCGAAAAACCCAGGCTCATTCACAGCATCAGGGTCCAGTTCAAGGCTCCCCTCTGCCCTGCTTTTGGACTTTGGGATGGGGAGCTGCTCACACACTCTGGGCTGGAGGAGCCAGAGGGGCTGAAGTGA